Genomic segment of Chelmon rostratus isolate fCheRos1 chromosome 2, fCheRos1.pri, whole genome shotgun sequence:
GGGGTAGTtcaccaaaaaaacagaaaaaaatgcagacagTCATCTTCTATCAGTCCAAAATCTACTTAAAGAATACATCTGGCAATATTCTGTATTTGTCTtgctgtcaacaaatccaatgaaaagatCAACAATTGTGTAGCCAAAGCCTGGTGCAGCTTATTCCACTGCGCCATAGAGctcactgttgtccaaaaactattaaaaacataaataatccACACAGCTGGGCTGACTGACATGCTCCTTTATTACCATAAACACGTGCACCCTcagtcagtcccacatacacagTGTATACTGCTGTAAAAACTCACCAGTGTGTATTACTCCGctgcagaaaatagtccccaacaaatgcaatgtttgttcttgtttgagTAACGTTTTCCAAAgactacagtgcccagctgtttgaGGGAATAGCTGGGccttttttcaaaaaaatataACTGTATGTTGatgacctgtttttaaagatttgcaTCCTCAGTATGAACCATCAGACTCGGGGCTCAGAGCCACAAACAGGATAGAGAAGTTGAAAGTACTGATAAGCAGAGCATAACATTAGTTTGAATATTTTgggggatttgttgacagtaagaaatatgcttattcataCTTACTCTTTTGCAGGACAACCAAGCATTCTTACATCTACACTGTGGACTTTCCACCCAGCTGTAGCTAAACTGACTTCAGTAGTAACATAAATACTTCTATGTTTAACTCAGTGACATTTGCACTAGAAGAGACCTCAAGTCATGCAATGTCCATGAAGAAATtcataaaccaaaacaatttaGGAAATACAGATAGCAAGGAGCTCGCCATTTGTCTGTCCTTTAAACGTCAGAGAGGTTTTGACTTTGAGATAATAGCTGGATTTTCATTGCGGGGTCCTCATTTGAAATTCTTTCGAGGTGTCAGGTACACACCTGTAGAAGCAGAGGCTGTTCAGGCACTGCTTGCATGGCTTGTGAACAGAGTAGAGTCTGGTGCAGGGATACTGCTCTTCTCTGCAATCtggaaatcaaacacacagcaaaataattTCTCCGTTCAAACTAAACAACTGATTATCTGTCCTACTCTCTCCAAAGATTTCTTACCAAGAGGGCCGGGCTCTGTGGGCTCCGTCTCCAAATCAGACTCTGACATCCACATGGAATACAGATTTACAAATCAGTCGTAGACACAATGCAAACTACTCGTAAACATCCTGactcagacaggaggagaatTCAGCAGATATACCTGATTTTTCTGGACGGACCACCGGCTCGAGCCGAACCTGCTGCTGGTAGGTTCCAGGAAGAGACTCAGGATTTTCAGATTCTGGATTCTctaaagaagaaagagaggagtcGCTTTAATAAAAGACACTGATGTTTACATATGAAGCATCAAGGAATATTCCTACAAAGCTGAAAATGCTTTACCTGGGAAATAATCCGGCCCATAGTCCTCTGTGAAGCCATAAAagaagcaggagagaaaaaCGTTACGTCATGACATCAACATTGTGAAACCAATTACAGTCAGTTtctccccaaacacacacacacacacacacacatagcactGCAACATATAAAATGAACCACCTGCACGCCAAAACCGAACAAAATGAGCAGTTTGAGTGGGTGTAATGCATGACTTCATATGCAAGATGTTTACAAATAATAACATGCAGAGTGGTCAGAGTGCTATTTACACTGTGACACAGTTGCTTTGCGGGTGGTGAAAAACAAtcggaggaggagagagatctCCTCGAGGCTAGGTGACACATCAGAGGACAAGGAGAAATCGGGAACAGATGTGCGGAGCTCTGATATAAACCGATGCTGAGCTGGAACAATCAAGGCCAATATTCTCTTAATGAACTCACCCAAAAAGGGAAACGGTTCCTGGTACTGGGCCTGGGCAAGCAGCAGAACTGTTGACATTTCAGAAGAATACAGTAATCACAAAGATGGAGTGATGAGTGAAAAGCAAGGAGGGGAAAAGTACTCTGAATACTCTAAAAGAGTACCTTTATCGTGCACTGGAGCttttttcaggtgttttctgcAGTCTGTAACTCTACTCTCTTCCATTCTTCAAGGCTTGCTTGGTCTAGTATGACTAGTCATGGTGGCTACTGTTAGCTCAAGTTAGCATTACGGAGTCAGTTCACTGACGTTAGGTGCTATTGTTGAACTACTCTTTAGCATTTAACATTGTCGTGTAACTGCTACCTGTGGCCACAGTCAGCAAAAGCTACGTGAAGGCACATTAATGCAAAACcatcaaaattaaaacatgtcacACTTCAGTGCTATTGTCTGTCTCGCCTTCGTCCTGAGGTTGTTTCCTTACATACAGTTCATCAATCAGTCATGTGACGAATAGATCCCCATATATACTAAATATAAAAAATTCTCCATTAGCATCATCTGCTTTAGAATACAGTGATTTTTTAATATGATATTTTACAAGAGAAATAACTACAAATCAATAAATAGGCTACATTATATTTTAGCCAGCAGTTGTTAAAGGCAGACTTTTGCTGAACCACTGTGGCCACCAGTAACAATTAGCATAATTATGGTAAAGTGCAAGCAGAGGAAACTCAGGAAActgaacagaaaattaattataTAATTTCATCTTTGAAAGCCTACATACAGTAGCCTTGCTTTCAGCAGCTTTTGCTGAATGGAGACAACTGTTCAGCAGCTCCTGGCACTGGGCCTGGTACTGGATAAtggaaaaatgctaaaatgtgctGCTACAGTAGCCTAGCACATGTGTAGCCATAATGCCAGTGAACTGCCTCAGTAATGTCACTATCACAACAATATTAAGCTTAAACTTGCTAACACATAACAAAAtcttcctggagtctccaccggttgcctggcaacctcactgtggCGACAAGACACATGGAAGGTGGTGCGCCTAACCAAGAAACAGTCCCCCATAAAACTACAATGTGTCGTTTTTGACACTTTGATTATTGTACAGCTGAAATAAATTAAgtacaacatgttaattagtgagctttacatGTGCTGGTCGGCAGATGTTGTTTCCTTtaggcagagccaggctagctgtttcctactgtttccagtctttatgctaagctaagctaactggctgtagcttcatatttaccgtacagGCACGAGAGCAGCATCAATCTTCTAAACTAAAAAACATCTCCCAAAACATCTCCTTTAACCTCGACTGTTGCAGTGAATATGTGATATTGTGGAGAAATGTAAGATTTGAAACCACTGTTCCAGGGGCTTCGCCGGACTCTCTGTGCTCATCGAGGGATGTGGTGCAGTTACCTGGCATGCAGATTAGTAGGAGGACTCTCATGGTCACTCTGGGAGGTAGACTGACTTGAACACTGGAGGGGAGATGAGGATCAGCAATCAAAACACAACGACATGAGGGGGGATAAAGTGCTTAGTGGTGGATATTCCTTTAGTCTCCTGaactctcttctcctctccttacCCCTGCCCTCTGTCACCTTTCCAACCCCCCACtgctctcccctctctcactgccccccaccccctccactgGCCCCAAACAGCAAGAATGTGGCGGGTCTGTCTTCCTAAGAACAATCTCTCTGTTTTCCTACTTTTCCGCGCTGCAGCAGACAGTCTCGGGGCTGCATTCcaggaaaagaaacagaggacCCCTCGaccccacccctctctctgagtttttttcatccctccctccctctcgccgTCTGTCTCCACATCCTTCATTTCCCTTCTGTCGCCCTCGCTGGTCATTTCCtcgaacccccccccccccttttttcttctccactccACCAAGCAAAAGAGCCTCTCAGGCTGAGTGATAGTGACatgtggacagaaaaacatgaacagtgACAGCATCACCGGGCAGCCAAGCGGACGACTGCTTTTTGTTAAGCTGTCAATGAAATTCTGCACGTCACGGTGTGAAAGtgttacatacagtaaaatcCATTACCATTACATTAGCTTCCTGTAACACTGACTAGACTGCTTTTCCACTTAGTGGAAAGTATGAATGCTCCTCCTTcgctgctgcactgcaggccACTTCATGCACACGACATGAAGCGGTTCATTTGGCCTTTTTACACATGCCACACTGTGACTGCTGACATGTCCTCGACACTGctaagctctgtgtgtgtgactgcatgcaGATTTTAGTGAGGCAACACTGGATGCTGAAAAACCTGATAGAAACAGTGTTTGTACAAGTTCTGCATGTGTATCAATAaatctctgagtgtgtgtgtgtctgtgtgtaaatgtgtaccagcataacacacacacacacacacacacacacacacacacattcttcttgTGCATCACAGTGGCTTGTGGCATCGGAAACCATATGTtttcacagtacacatctggGAGCGATTAGCCCCCCTCTCCCCAATTGAGTCCTTCTCTTCCCAGCTAGAGACCCcatcccccccacccccccacctacacacacacacacacacacactgattggtAAGAGTTTCTGAGGACAGCAACAGAAGATGCACTATGTCATCTATTTTACGccttttgtttttatgcagctatgacaaaggaataaaaaaaggGCTCAGAATCATCTTTCCATGTGCCCTCATCGACCCCcatcctttttttctgcctgtgtgtgtgtttcgtttTCCCTCTTGGCACCCTCTCTCCATTGTAGTGCCATTACTGCAGGCTGTGCTGTTGAGTCCcacctccttcttctctccagTGAAAACACAGGACCACATGTCAGCTCTCAGCAGCCATTAACATACACGCAAATTATCCGCAATTATTCGGTCTACGTTAAGCAGACTGATAAACGCTCGGGGTGCGTCGGAGCCCTGAAAACACGGGCCGGGCTGCATGCAGTCTGCGCACAATCCCCACATATCTCCTCTGTTGTCAGTACAAATGCAATTCAAGTTAAGTCTTCTGAAAAGTCTGAGGCGACACGTgtgtaaaatcaaaacaaacataaaaaaggaGACACCAGAAACTAAACAATGCAAAGAAAGCATGTTTCCAGAGCTTCTTACCCAGCTTTGATTCAGTTTGCTCCGGCTGTCCTCAGCTCTCATGCGTCCTCTGAGTGCAGGAGGACCTCGCAGCGCCACATTGTACCACCCCGCATCTGTAGTCTCCTCCCCGTCCAGTCCCAGCCTCCAGCCCCCGGCCCCAGCACCGAGACCCCTCCAGGGTGATCCCGGCCTTGCTCCCCCGACAGACCCCGTGACGCCGCGCGAGGAAAAGTATCGATGAGCTGATCAAACATCGCTGCCGAATCACTGCTGTCACCGTTGCCTTCACCAAGTGAAAGTAGTGAAAAGTAtctcagtacatttactcaagtactttgTGCTTTACTCTGTACTACTTCTCTACATGTATTGAACAGCTATATAGTTGCTTTTCAAATGAAGattttacatacacacataatcATATGATCATCATTGTTAAAGATTTGACCACAAAAGTATATGAAGTAGTATATGAGTATTGATCCAATAATTTTACATACACTGACTGTAGCAGCTCTGCATTGTGAGAACTTTGTTGTTAATACTTCTTTACTTTTACATGAGTGAAATCTTAAATGCTGCACTTTTACTTTCGATGCGGTGTTATTACACTGTGGTGCTGCTACTTTCAGTCAAGTAATGATGTGAGTACTTCTTATACAAATGACTATTGTCTTGAGAGCTGAAATGTGCTCCAAATACTATGGAGTCAGTTTAGTACTTATAACAGTTAACAGATTTTCTTCTGATAAATTCAGTAATTCATATAATGCAACACATGAAAATCATTTGTGTCCTTTAAAATTTCCACCACAATTTTCTAGCAGATCAGTATCATCATATTGCAACACAGTCCTGCTCTTTCAAAAACTTTGATTGCAGGACTAAAGTTTATTTGATGAGCCAGACTGCTTGAATTGTTCATACTGTGGCCTCCCCTCCATGCCATGCCTGTCAGCCACAAACTATGGCTGCACACTATCTTACGTTCATTTCATTGTCATTACATATAATTACAGGGtattttttctctgttatgtgaatgtgttttataattattatcattacgTCTTGTGTCTTCTTGATGACATATAATTTTGTtatattttagtcatttttttgGGTGACATGTCTTTATAAGTCAGTTAGCTTTTTTCTCAATCTCACCAGGAATAACCTTTTAAAACTCCATCAGTGTGTTATGTTTATAATATTTTGTTAGTTTTGCAGTTCTGTAAACATTAATGAAGCAGAGATACATAGAGGCACTagacagaggaagatgagtATAAGGGTCCTGAATTTTCTCAGTTATAGTTCCATAAAGTCCGACAGATCCTGTTAAAATAGACTTTaacctgttttttaaagtttctgACAGTGTGAATATTGTTATATGTTATTTAGACTGAAGCAATACCATGGCCTTTTGAGGCTCACCTTaactgctattttttttttattatttatcatttgtaTGATTTTAActtttgcaaataaaaaaacctcaaacaagTCACAGAGTACAGCAGCACAAGAACATCAAATCAGACTGTGAACTGTCTGAACTGGACTCCAGTTAAACAACATTTATACAGGATACACGTCACTGATAATCTACAAATGACATACACCGTCTGCTGTTTACCCATGATTGCAGCTTGTTGTATTGGAACGGAGTCAAAAAACAACCTGCCACACTTTATATGTTGCATGATTGAACACCTCTTTGAGACTAATACTACATATATGGTATTGTATAGATTGTTTAGGTGTTACAGCAACATCTATCTGCCTTGTGATCTTTACATTAACCCAGCAACACTatgatgaagctgctgaaagTTTAATTCATTCACAGCTCAGACTCTGTAGAACAGTGACATCTACAGGACACTCGCTGCTAATCACTGGATGTGCACTAAAGGAGAAGGTGTGTGAGCAAAAGAGCAATAGTGACAGCAAATAATCAATGAAATCAGCTGCAGGCATTTCAACTATTTATTCTTCATCAAAACAAAGACTGCTGTTGGTGTGTTGGAAGATCTGAGGGGACATATAGACTGTATGTGAAGCTGCTAAACTAAAAAGCAACATGCtataaaaatgtttacacaGAAGAAAACGCCTCCTTTCTTAGTTTACACAGAAGAAAACGCCTCCTTTCTTACTTTAATATGCAGCATCGTGTTTCAAAAGtgcacaaacataaacacagatgagcTGGAGTTAAACATCTCTGTTATGTTACATGTAAGACACAGACATATATTCTCTCTCCTGcattcatactgtacatgtgcgTTTCTGTAACACCAAGTcctccaaccacacacacacacacacacacacccatttcCATTACAGTTGACTATACAGTCTGCAGCGAGTGGAGGTGTGAGTGGAGCTGACAGGTGTATCGGCCCTTCAGACCTAAATAAGCAAGTTTTAATCAATATATAATTTAATCATGGAGGGAAAAGTTGTACAAGAGGACAACTGAGGTTTCAGACAGCAGCGGCCTTCTTCTCCTTGTACGTGGCCATCATCTTCTTGATCTCTGCTATCGCTTTTCCTGGGTTCAGTCCCTAAGAGGAGGACGAGACAGATGGGGAGAGAGCAGtgagtttttaaatatttaaaaggaTGGAGAGAAGATGCCCTCCTGCAACGAATGAGCTTTGGTgtgcatgtggctgcaggtgtgtgccGACAGGTCACCTTGGGGCAGGTCTTGGTGCAGTTCATGATAGTGTGGCAGCGGTAGAGGGAGAAAGGATCCTGCAGCTTGGACAGACGCTCCTCTGTGAACTCGTCTCGCGAGTCAATCATCCAACGATATGCCTGAGAGACAACAGGATGCAAACCCATAAACTCTTCAcctgtattgttattttttctgcaaATTCAGGATTTAATCAGTCATCCCTAAATGTTTACatgctcagacacacacctgcatcaGCACGGCAGGCCCGAGGTATTTGTCTCCATTCCACCAGTAGCTGGGACAGCTCGTACTGCAGCAGGCGCACAGGATACACTCATACAGCCCGTCCTGCAGGAGAAAAGCAAGAGatgatatttattttcatgtgactCTGAGCACTGGAAAACTTCACTGTTgaaccaaaataaaaacagtgctgtaccagtttctgtctgtcctgcacagactgcaggtactgctccttcccttcctttgactcatccttcttcttcagGTACGGTTCAATAGACTTGTACTGTGCGTAGAAGTTGCTCATGTCCTGCAAACATAATTGCACATTCAAGGATCCAGTAAACATACAAAAGTCAGaataaaacctcattaaaaagaaaaactggacTTTGGTGTCATCAGAacttcatctgtgtgtttggactAACTTAACTTGTGAACTTTGTTCACAAAAGACAAGGAATAAATCAATAGAGAAGAAGTGGAAAGTCGTGTGTGTTAATCTGTCTGAGACATTTTACCTATGAGTCCATCAAAACAGGCTGAAATTACTATTTTAAATTTTAGCAGCTACATTAACACTTAAATCTGTTGCTTCATTGATTAATGTTAGACTGAAGAACAGTTGAGAGTGTGGTGGATATTTACTCACAGGCACAAGGTCCTTCACCACGTACATATGTGGCAGAGGGTAAATCTTAGTTGGTTTGCTAACATTAGTGTCAATCTTGTTGAGACAGGCAAGAGTGTTTCCTCCGTTAATGTTCATTGCACAGGATCCACAAATACCtgtatttaaacacacacaataaaagctTTGATATCATTTCTGAGACAAGACGATCTGAAAACATTTCCTACCACAATAGTGGATCCAGTGATTATTGTAGTGTAATTAATCTGGTAACACACTCCAACCTCCATGTTACTGACCTTCTCTGCAGGAGCGGCGGAAGGTCAGGGTGGAGTCAATCTCATTTTTGATCTTGATCAGGGCATCTAGAACCATCGGACCACAACTACATGAAGAGGAACAAAACCAGATGGTGAATCCAGAATGTCAAGACGTGAAAGCATAAAAAGGAACATTTCTGATGTGTTTGATTTCCCCCAAAAAATCCTGACAGGTTTTATGGCTAAAGGGCATTTTTAAGTTGTGACTCTTTTAGCTGCAgtgtcctgtttttgttttttttaaaaacatcattattatttatattactttttttttttattggtggAGATTTTGTCCACCTGGTACTCTGTCttgctacttttatttttgtctttttggaaTATAAATATGTGCAGTGTCATGTTCACAGAAGTGAGTTGAGATTGTCCCAAAGCTGATTAGAGGATCAGATGAAGGACGAGGACTGGCAATATGCCAGGCTGTCAGATCCCCTGAGTTAAATCTACCTGCAGGCTGTTCTCAGTTCATTAATAATGCCTTCTGTTTACATGTGCTTGGGTACTGCTTTGAACTTCACTAAGCAATAAGCCTCCACCAGTGCAAGAGAGCATGACCAAGTAACTACAGTGCTATTAAAAAAGGGCAAGACATAGACATCCTCACTGAACCTCTTCCAATTATAAGCTAAAATCTATATAGAATGACCACAGATGATGGTTGTTTCTGCCTGGATGCCACACATCAATTTTAAATTCAACCTCCCTCCTTGTAGaataagtgaaataaaaacGATAATACACTCCAAAGTGCCTTGATATAGAAAATAATGGATTCAGCTTCACCTCACCCATCACTTTTGTTCATTGTCACTTATGTCTTGAATAGACATGGATATAATTGATAAGCATCTTACCAAAGCTATTATCAACATCCTGATCAGTTTTTGCCATGCAGGCTGTAGCCAGCTGTCTGTAGTAACTTTTTGGGCCGTTACTTTCTCTCCACTGTGACTCCTTTTTGTTGCAAGTTtgcagcaacacagacacatgggTTTGGCATGTTTTTCAATGCacaactgtcagaaaaacatgCCGGCATGATTCCGATAGACTAGACTATTCCCATCGTTAGTACTTCAGTATTTCTCATGAGAACAGAGAGCGACCCATTGCAGCACACACTGGGCTTTCTCATGGCAGAGGAAAAAGCTGGAACACTTACGTGTTGAGGTCGATGTCGTAGGTCTGCATGCGGGGCTTGTCCCCTGGAGTGTCCGGGTCCCATCTGTAAACCTGGAACTTCTTTATTCTGGGttgtgctgctggagctgctgctgtctgggcATACCGTACTGCCTGACAGCAGGGGCAAAAGGAGTAAAGACATGATTATTTTGGcactctgctgcttttattacACATTGGTAGTGACACTAAGAAAAGTACTGTATGTCTGTTAAATGTTGACCTGACATTAAGAATAATAACATTTCTTTCaatctttgtttgctttttgccacattttgttttgctgactgGTACAGCTTTTATTATTCTTCTAATATTACTTGATGTGCTCACACTCATAAAAATCCCTAACAAGGCACATTGAAGAGTAGAGTTTGAGCATTTTAGTGAGTTAAAGTACAAagattattataattattattattattataattatcgAGAGCCATCAATCACACTCTTATGCAACCCTGCAGTCACATGATTTGGTAAGTTAAATATGGCTTTACCATTACACAGAATTAAGTTATAAATTCATCACTGTTATctggttgtttgttttgactgaagTTCGTTATATTACATAAAGTTGGCAGACAGCTTCAATAAGCTACAATGAACATTAGCACAACGATGTTTACAGGTTTCTCTAACTTGTTCCCTGCCACATTGGGTGTTTAGAtgggtttattttttaatcGTCTGAACATGAAGCTTAACACAACAGATAAACGAGAAACTAACCTGCCAAAAAGATCATTGTTGAGTCAGTCTAACTACAGTGGACAGTGACGGCTAACTCAGCTAGTAAGTCGCTAGTAGCTGGACGTCAACTAGACAGGGCAGAGTATAGACGGAGCCCTGCGCTGTCAACAGGGACTGTTCTGACCGGAGACGTTACTCTGAGAAAACCGATAGACAGAAACTGTAGCTAACAACAACACCTGTTGTAACTCCTTATTCTAATGGCTTTCAACATACCACCAGTCCTGCAGGTGAGCGGAATGCCAAAACACCACAGCGGCTCAAGGACGTCAGACCAGCCACCGACATTTTGGAGTTTCTCTGACCTCCACCGCCTGCTATCCCAGCATCCACCGTGGCTGCGTCATAGTTGTGGTGGGAGCGCGCGGTCGATTAGCCGACGTCTCCCGAACTACAATCTGTAGAAAAGCGTGATTTTCATGCTTTGTTTCACCAGATTCTGACACTTTTGTTTcgtattttgtcattttttgccAACAGCCCTTCATGATAATAAGTGTATTAATTTCTTTCAGAAAGGCGCGGGCTCTTGCTTGGCTTTTTCACGTCAGCAAACCCGGGCGGAGCAGAGGGTACACGTGCACCAGATGTCCGCGTTTCTAAATCGAACAAACCCAGCGCGCCTCT
This window contains:
- the mfap2 gene encoding microfibrillar-associated protein 2; this encodes MRVLLLICMPVLLLAQAQYQEPFPFLEDYGPDYFPENPESENPESLPGTYQQQVRLEPVVRPEKSESDLETEPTEPGPLDCREEQYPCTRLYSVHKPCKQCLNSLCFYSLRRVYVINKEVCVRTVCAHEELLRADLCRDQFSRCGVAALSGQCSSLGGSCGKSCGSC
- the sdhb gene encoding succinate dehydrogenase [ubiquinone] iron-sulfur subunit, mitochondrial codes for the protein MSVAGLTSLSRCGVLAFRSPAGLVAVRYAQTAAAPAAQPRIKKFQVYRWDPDTPGDKPRMQTYDIDLNTCGPMVLDALIKIKNEIDSTLTFRRSCREGICGSCAMNINGGNTLACLNKIDTNVSKPTKIYPLPHMYVVKDLVPDMSNFYAQYKSIEPYLKKKDESKEGKEQYLQSVQDRQKLDGLYECILCACCSTSCPSYWWNGDKYLGPAVLMQAYRWMIDSRDEFTEERLSKLQDPFSLYRCHTIMNCTKTCPKGLNPGKAIAEIKKMMATYKEKKAAAV